From the genome of Salvia splendens isolate huo1 chromosome 7, SspV2, whole genome shotgun sequence:
taactactatttgagcactatttgagggccccactgtccttttttcctccatctcttaactaagagacggaacctgcaacgctccgtctcttaaccgtctctataccgtctcttaattactattcattcaatttaatttataattttttttaaaacccaattcaatttaaacaaacacactttattaaaattaaaacaatattacaacttaacattaaaaaaaacggaaataggtatctccccaaatcgggttatcgcagaagtagtcgcgtactaaccgtgcggcggcttcctcccggttccgattgatgtacttccgggagcgtcgtgggggtggtgcggcttcctccgcctctcgtcgtcgatcttcttcgagtgattgttccattaattggcgcatttgctcaaaaggatccatttgtttgagttgattgaagatggaaattggagtgatagagaggatttgagaggaatagatgtgtgtttgtgtttgaaatgagtatggaatagaattatttatagagtaaaaaaattaaaaatttaaaaaatgaaaataaatatttaacggtaatattaccgtttgaaaaaaaaaattattaaaaatcgattttttttttaaaaaatgaattattgcgtcatcagtgacgacgcccactcgcgggccagcgagtgggcgtcacgcacgcatggggacgtgccacgtgtccctggcgcgtggcgagacagctcgtctcgtgtctctccgagacgagctacgtgacgagacggtcgcgagctggagacgagatgggcgctgcaatgcgtctcgcgggggtctcgtctctccgagacgagacgcgagcccggcgcgagacgcgttgtggatggccttatgtgCAATAAATGGAACTGGATTGGTTATGTTATGTATACTCCGTGTTTTAAATTGTACCTGCCGGTTCAGTTCGATTTAGATATAAAATCATTGAGCATTTTCACAGCCGTAAATCGGAAAAATTGATGGGTTCGACCTTGAATCGGCTTGTTGATTAAACCTTGAATGACTCGGTGACTTAGAAACGAACCTAATAATATCAACGATGACTTTAATGACTTCAGTCGTATCAATCTTCAAGTCAAAAATAAGATTAAAAGAGATGAATATTGGATAGTGTGTTTTAGGTTTATTACTTATGATATTTGAACTTGTTTGTGTATAAGCTAGCTAATTGACTTGTtggctagggatgtcaatttagcccgcaactCGTGGgttgacccgaatagcccgccaaatttatagggttagggctgaaaatttccagcccgataaaattacagcccaattagcccgcacccgattaacccgcaacccgttagggccagacccgaaaacccgatgggctggcccggaaacccgataaaatttatattgttctatttgtttgactctaattcgacacttcattgattattttataatacagattactgaaaaaataactttccattttatatattaaatatataaattatatattaagtttttattaatataataatagataaatgaattagaaacttcaaattcactaaaaatatatatttaaatttctaaacatgctttaaaatttcttgatgtttatgttttatgttgcataaatctcaaatattagtatttgatcatgttaatatttgagtttacgcatatatctcaaatttattataattaaatattttacattttataaatataactaattttcactattatttattggattgatcgcatgttaattttatcggtagcaacccgattaacccgatgggctagcccgaaacccgagcttttagggttagggctgaacttttataacccgaaaaaataacaacccgattagcccgcacccgattgacccgcaacccgaatagggttggcccgaaacccggtgggctggcccgattgacatccctattgtTGGCATTTATTGTTATTGAGTTTCAAGTTGTTGGAAATGTCTTTTTTATTCACTAaattttacaatatttttttatatataatagtactgtatttacttaaatattttatgaatttgataCTCCATACAATATTTCGGCTTGATCAGTGGTTAGATTGGTCTTACCGCTAAATCATGAACTAAGAACTTCGACGATAGCTGACCACTCCGATTTTCTAAAACATTGTATTGAGTACTAGTTTGTTATTCATACTGCTATAATTATTTACACGTCTCTATATTTCTAATTTAATTGTATCTCATCTTGTGTAGTAGGCTTAGCTCTCTCTCTTAAGTGTAACTATTCTAGATTGCACGCTTAAATTGcggaaaaattaaaaattcgttAATAGTAGTTGGAATACCAACTGCATTTCACCAAGAATTTGAAGtttgtttctcttttttttttttggtatttacCTAAAGCCTAGAGGAGATGACAAATTACTTGGAACAGTCGATGCCAAAATTGGGATGTTAAGGGATAAAtcttttttgggttgaaaaaatctTGCAACGGTCGAGTTAAGAAAAATAGATCATGCAATAGTTGTCAATGAGTTTGGTGAATGTTCAATCATTCTATGTGAATGTAATGTCTGCATACCATTTGCATGCTCTCTCTCTAGTTTTGAATAGTCTTACAACGCGTTAAGTCACCTTTTATTTCTTTACTTCCCTCCAATAACATGTGTAGTGCCTTCGACAGTTCATGTGAAAAAACACGGTTCATCAAATTAATACAACAATGCAAACACGCGTAAGGAGTTACTATTTAGTgtaacagagagagagagagagggagtgtGTTTTGTTAGAATCCTAATTTGATGTTTCATGTATGAGAGCATGTTGAATACGAACAATAAAGAAAACGGAAGCGTACTTACGTTCACGTCGTTGATGAATTTCCGAAGTAAGGGACTCTTCTAAGTGAGTATATGTGCGAAATTGTAGAGATAAAACATTAGGTTCTTATATATTACGTTCGATTGATAGAAATGAGATAATATCAACGCATTTATATGTCTACATGTGTTCACATCGTCAGTGAAATGAGATACTTGCTACTTATTTATACTCTTGTATTTATATTAGAGGCGATTGATTGAAAATaagaagtttggtcaaattcatCTCATTGTATTTATACTCTTGTATTTATACTAATGTTTTTACATATCTTAGAGACTAATTTGAATTTCTTCATCTCATTGTAACCTATCTgttgaattaattcaattatttttgttttgaaagCTTTTATTCcaggattaaatatgtatttggGATCATGCGATTATATCTTACAACTTAATTATAGATaaataatcatatgataataaGTCATAGCCACCATTCTTCCAACTATAATAATcttacattttaattttaagtgtaataatATATGATAATTAGTTATAACAACTGAACAACATCTAAATGGATACTGAATATCCTTTATGTTCTTACGGGTAACTTTttaaatatactaaaaaatgCCTAGAGTCAATATTGGCAAATAGCTATACATATGAAAGCAATTTGAAATAGAAATATGTAAAAGTAATAAAATGTTCTATCCAAAATCACTATAAAAGAACTTAGGCATAGTTTAGGATTGACAATTTTGACAAGACACGAACACGCACGAAATTAATAGATTTAGGCCAAAATTTGTTGGGTTCGTGTTTTTATTGGGTTGACTCATTAGGAACTCCATAATTTTCAGTTGGATTGAGTTGAATTCAAGTGagcaattaaaatattatattattattatttttttaagaaaaatatatattttagttTTGTTCTCTATGTTAGTATAAATCTAGTTTTTGTTGTATAAATCATGCTTGAATAGTGTAAATCGCGGTTTTATTGGATGATTATTTATTGAACTACAATAGTAACAAGTTTTACTTATAGAACTCAAGTCCGGGTTGTCAGGTCCGGTTCGAGTTTAAATATAGCAAGTCGAATTTGTGTTCACACATGAGAATTTTTCTCCACCATGTCGGATTCAGATTAGGTCTTAGTTAGGCCATCATCAAATTGATCcaataatgacccaacccacaAGATTTATAATGATCCCATCTTTTGTGTGTTATCAGGTTGGGTCGTAAGCATGTAAAATTTGTCACCCCTAACGATATCCGATTACCTTATAGTAGTATCTCTTGCATCAACTTTACATGGAATTCATGTATGAAATTATTTTACTAATCTAGATTCATACACCTAAagtcattaaatatttttatattaacccatgctacaaatttaatccaatatcTTACAAAAAGTTTTTGTTATAATGGTCATAGTTGGCACTGATCATTGTACTTGATCCTTATCACTTTGACTTGCAATGTGATATCCTTTTCACTTAGGGGAGGCAATGTGAATATCTTTAATGCAGAAACTAATTAATTATACagattaaataaattgataattaTCGAATATTAATGTGAGTATCTTCTTTTGGAAAGGGCCAGAAGAAGCAAGACGAAGTGTGAGGTGGGGCCCTGCTTGCGCCGTCATGATCCGAATTCCGGCGACATGGATAACGATTGACTCTCTTTTTCCTACAagcttcaaagttcaaaccTCTTTAAAAGATAATAATAGAAAGCATTTAAGAGAGAGAGATTCGGTGAACATAAGAACAAGAATGAGCTCTATATGCATCATGCATGCATGGGCATAGAAAAACCATTAATTATACAGCTGACCACAAATTAAAGGCTTTCACAAAGTGAATAAATCAATATATGTTGAAATATTTGATTCTATTTCTAGTAATTATTTAGGAAATTATGAAGATGTGGATCGACCTTGATTGATTGTTATACGTTTACAATGTTAATATAAAAGATactaagaaaaaggaaaatgaacTTTAAGGACCGATGGTGATTTGTTATTGTTGTTTGGAACTTCTCCTTCTACTTAGAGTTGTGACGTCACACCTCTGTAGTGGAAGACGCTGGCAGACAATGTCATAACGCGTGTTGTCCATTTACTGGGTTGTTGTGTTTGTTcgttaatttgttttattatagTCTTAGTCTTGGATATagtgtttgtttttgttttaatttatttcttaatttatttatttttttgttttttatgcaGAAAGATTTGTCAGCTCTCCAATTTTAGACTCCCATCATTTCTTTTATATCAAACAAATTGTAGAATATACTTGATTGAGCGTCCATCAATCCATTTGTATCACTTTCATTTTTCAGTTAACTCATAGTTTATGTactttaattcaatttttattacTACTTGTTATCAAATATTTATTACTTTGAATTAGAGTGTACGGAgtatgattaattattttagattttattgAATAACTATTAAAATTGATAatctcaaaaaaaaataatttatatatatttaaaatattagtattaaataaatagttgTGACACTAAATCTCATTATTTACTAGTGTTTCTTTTTCCCAAGCCCATTGACATTTTTAAAAGTAAAGAAACAAGAGCCCAAGCCTGTTAATTATCTCCAAGCCCATGGATATTATTCTCAAAAGCCCAATACAAAACTACAGTAATTCCAACCCactaaataataaaacaataaaaaataaaataaatatttataacttttatttcaaaataagaTTTCTAATAATATAAGAAATATTTCTCTCTTCTCACACTTTATCTGTCTAATTCGTTTCTCTTCTCAGAATTTCCGGCGAACTCACCGCCGCCGCCGACTCAGCCCCCTTTCTTCCTCATTCTCGGCCGACCGACCAGAACGTGAGCTCTTATCCGCTGCCGCTGTGGACTTGTCTTTGCGGCCTTCTTCACAGCCTCAACTCAGCATCAATAAGCCTTAATTCTACTTGTTCATCAGGTCAACTTTCTTAACGGATGTCGTATCTCCTTCTCCGAGTGTTCTTATTTTTACGAATTGAATTATGGATTGGAAGattggattaattagatttgtGAGATATTGTAATTTGAAGTCAAATTCTTTGATTTTGGCTAATTGGGGCTAATTGAAGTTGTGCATTTTGGTTGAAGCTTTTTGATGTACTAAATTTGACTGTGATATGTACGTGTTTATAAAGGAAAGTGATAACCAGAAATGTGTGACAAAACGCCCAAATCTTATGCTCCGATGCTTTATCTCATGCGTAATAACCGCTAAAATACAACAGATCTACACCAAACTCATGGCATTAGTAATACTTATTAATTGTTGTCAAACTTTGCTTGAATTTGATGAATGCATTTTGGTTATCTGTCAGGAACTATATGGTTATCGTTTCCAATCTAGTAATCTGAGTTATGAATTGCGTATTATACCATGTTTGGAATCTTATAGTATAGTTTTTTATTTCTTCGATTGAATTGCTGTGAGAAAGTCTTGACTGATTGCTAATGCTATTGTTTTGAATGAATGATCAGTTACTCCACCTCTTTTGTCACTGTGAAATAAGAAGCAAAGAGTTGAGCCATGTTTATTAGTATGTAGTTCTTGCAGCGCAGAAACAGATTTCTACAATTGCTAATTGAAAAATGATTCGTTCGTTAATCTGATTGCTCGCTTAGATTAATTAAAACAAGTTAAATCTAAATACCTTGCACAGCTCATGTTATGGGAAGTTGGGAACTTAGACAAGGCAACTAGATATAGACTACATTTTGATAGAATCACTGATGTATACATTTCTTAGAACTTTATAATCTAAGGGTGATAAATTGAGTTTTAATCTTCATTATGTTACCATTGATTATGTGTTAGCACTTAGCAATGCGATTCATACAAACTACTTGGAAATCCTTCAATGAAGGATGGACATGGTTTCATTGCTTGTCCCCCTGTTAACTTTATTATATAAAGGACGTCCAAGAAGTGCTATAGTTGTATTGGTGGTGTATTTATGGACTGTTGTGAATGATACATGtcatacttttaaatttttccaTTGGTTATTTGATGTGGTTTATTGTAGTATGTCACTACTAATAGCTAAATCGTTTCTCGAATATTCATTTACAACTGCAGGTTTCTAGTTTTCAGATGTTGCTTCTGAGGAAGTCAACTGTCTTTACAACTGCCAGAATACTTCTGTAGTGTTGGGTCTTGGTTCTGTACTATTTCTTCTCCACACACGCGTGTGCGTCGTCATAAAGAAATTAACATGCTGGCAGCTACCCAGATCCACCCTGTTATCAATGTTTCCAAAAGGTCctttttatttgctttattttgCCCCCTTTGTATTTCTCTGTGTTTCGGAACACGGTAGAATACTATATACAGTAATTTTTTAATTCCTTCTAACCTTTTTCCCTCCAAAATCCCTGCAGAGGAAGCTTTATTAATAAAAGTAATCCTGCAAGAGTTGCATCGTTGCGCTTCCAGTACCTTGCTGAGAAAGCTAGTTTTGCTGAAGGAGCTAAGACCTTGAAGCTTTTATCTTCTGTTCAACCGAGGGAGCATAGTTTTGTCCTGAACACAGATGGGCACACAAGTGTCTCCATGCAGGGAGAAGAAGAAATAAGTGAAGCACCCGTATTGAATCTTGAGTTGAGTACATTCTTGAGTACATGGTCACCTCCTCGGTACTTATGGAGAGGATTGTCGGTTCTAATTTTGGCAGGGCAGGTGGTTGTTAGAGCTATTAAGGGAAAGATTCACTGGAAAAACACTCTTCAGCAGCTGGAAAGAGTTGGGCCTAAATCAGTAGGTGTCTGTCTCCTGACAGCCGCTTTTGTTGGCATGGCCTTCACCATCCAATTTGTAAGGGAATTCACCAGATTAGGGCTGAACAGATCCATCGGTGGGGTTCTGGCCCTTGCTTTTTCGAGGGAGCTGAGTCCTGTGGTCACATCAATTGTCGTTGCTGGGCGGATTGGAAGCGCCTTTGCTGCAGAGCTGGGGACTATGCAAGTTTCAGAGCAAACCGACACACTGAGAGTTCTGGGTGCAAATCCCGTTGATTATCTGGTGACTCCAAGAGTGCTGGCTTCATGTATCGCTCTTCCCTTGCTAACTCTGATGTGTTTCACTGTGGGGTTGGCGTCGAGTGCCCTCCTAGCTGATAGCGTCTACGGCATCAGCATTAACATAATCTTGGATTCTGCACAGAGAGCCCTCCGAGGGTGGGATATAATCAGTGCGATGATCAAGTCGACTGTGTTTGGTGCAATAATATCGATTGTGAGCTGCGCGTGGGGTGTCACCACCTTGGGAGGTGCCAAGGGCGTTGGCGAGTCGACCACATCAGCTGTCGTCGTCTCCCTTGTCGGGATTTTTATCGCGGATTTTGCTCTTTCTTGTTGCTTTTTCCAGGGAGCTGGAGATTCCCTCAAGAACTGTATGTGATACATAGTCACCATGGATGGCTGCATCCCTTTGTTTGACACAAGCACTTGAAATATGATCAAAGTGGCATCTAGAATTTGCTATATTCACTGTTTGCATCTCTAAAGCTTGAGGCTTGAAATGTACAACACCATGTTAGAAAATGGTACACAACAGCAATTAATTTTACGATAAATGTGTTGAACATTTAAAAGTTAATTTCACGTTATGACCAAAAAGTATATACTTGTAAGAAAAACTTATCGTCCTTGGAAGTCTCGAAACATCCGATATCGCAGACATTTTGTATATCACTATTCACTAATACAGAAAATCATCAACGTAGGAAATATCGATAAATACTAATCTCCTAAGGAATATTTTCCATTAGAGATTAGTCTACACACATATGAAAAATAAGCTAATTTATCAAAGAAATTCTAATAAGAATATATCTTCACGTCTAGTGGTTTTATTACATTTATtctaattttcaaatttcatcaaaaaaaaatttagattttaatattataaactaACTCTTTCAATTTACCAATATATCTCAATCATTCAGCTTTTATTACCGTGATTTCATTCCAAATGTGGAATCGTGACAGAAAAAAACCTATATTTTTATCCAAATCTCACAGAACACaaatatatttttgttaatttttattttagacaCAATTATATGAACGAAAGAAAAGTAGGACCAGTCCGCCGAAAGCATCAGGCCCGCATTAACAGCTTTCTGAGGTCTTCGGGCCGGTCAGCCCGGCCCGAAAGCTTGCCCTGATAGCTTTATTATATATGCGGCCCATTGGCAAATGCAGGCTGACAGTGCTCAGACTTTCTTCGTTGAATTGAAGAAAGTGGCAGTGTCAGCCCCGTCCTACACGcttaaagaagagagagagaaccCAAGTCATATCCTCCCCTACTCTctctgtgtgtgtttgtgtgtgattGAAAGGGATGGAGAGGACAAAGAAGAAGGTGCTGCTTTTCTACTGCGTGGAAGCTGAGGATTTGGCGCGTAAAGTTGCTGCTCAATCTAACCTCATCCAACTTCAATCCATTAACTGGAGGTATATCCAAATCCCCACCCTTCAGATGTTGCTACAAAcatttcttctccttcttcttatGGAAAAAGATTCGTTTTTTATTGTGTTAGCCTGCCATTTCCTCTGCTGTTGTATGTTGTAAAGTggtttattgttattttttgtcCTTTCAACGAATTCATGTTGTTTTGTTTTACCTTCTGATAAAATTGATTTGAATAGTTTTGGTTGTTGGTATAAATCCCTTTTTTTTTGGCCTCATGCTTAAAAGATTTAGTTTTTTCAGGGTTTCACCATGAGAATTGATTAGTTTGACACCACATTATGCTGTATGAAGCCTCACTTTGAAGTTACAAAGTGTAGTATAGCCATTAGGATTGATGGTTAGATAAATTGTCTTAAAACTTATCTGAGTGAGAGGAAACAATTGTTCTCTGTGTTGATCTTTTGGTTTATGCAGGAGCTTTGATGATGGATTTCCAAATCTGTTCATTAACAATGCACATGATATTCGAGGCCAGCACGTTGCCTTTCTAGGATCCTTCAGCTCTCCTGCGGTCATATTTGAACAGCTTTCGGTCATTTTTGCACTTCCAATGCTGTTCTGTGCCTCCTTCTCCGTTGTATTGCCTTTCTTCCCTACTGGCTCCTTTGAGCGAATCGAAGAGGAAGGTGACGTTGCAACTGCGTTTACCTTGGCCAGAATGCTGTCTAACACCCCTGTCTCGAGGGGTGGTCCGACCAGTCTGGTTATCTATGACATACATGCTCTGCAGGTTCCTTTCTTTCACCAATTCTATTATTCATGTCTTTGTTTTACATCTATTCTATCCATTTCTCGCGGTATGTCTTTGCAGTATATTCGATTAATAGGAGAAAGCTACACATTCTGTGTGTTTAGTCTTTGGATTTCATAGTTTTACATTTCCTTCATTACCTACAACTCTGATCATCTGCTATTGGTGTTAAGCAAAAAGCCGGTCGTGTCTTTTATCCTTCAAGAATGCTAGTCAAGTCCGAATGATCTTAGTTCCTTACGAGAACTCTACATGTCTGAGATGGGATGAACATACTTTACTTACGTCCGCTCCTTCCTTTACAGGAGAGGTTTTATTTCGGTGATAGTATTCTACCTGTTTTCGAGAGTGGGATCCCACTATTAAAGGAACGGCTTCAGCAACTTCCAGAATCGGACAAGGTCGATGCTTTAGTTTGCTTGTTATACGATATTGTTGCTTTTCTCAATGATTTTGATGATCTGAAACACAATTAGGATATTAGAGCCTGTTGTCTGACTTCTATTTCTTTGCAGATAGTCGTTGCGTTTCCAGATGATGGAGCATGGAAACGTTTCCACAAGTTACTCGATCATTTTCCTATGGTTTGTCCTTCAGCGAATATTAAACCTTTTCTTCTTCTGCCTTGCGTTTTCTGATGCGATCATTTCATGTCCGAATAAATGGCCTTAGGTCATCTGCAACAAAGTTCGTGAAGGCGACAAGAGAATAGTGAGGATAAAAGAGGGTAATCCCGCTGGTTGCCATGTCGTCATTGTTGATGACTTAGTTCAGTCGGGTGGCACCTTGATCGAATGTCAGGTATTCCTCACAGCCCTCTTCTTTTAGTAGCTTGACAGAATTCTTGAGTTATCATCTATTGCCAAACAAATTTGTCATGGATTTGAAAAACATATCATTCAATCTGTTGCATTTGTTGTTTTATCAGAAAGTTTTGGCAGCACAAGGTGCAGCAAAGGTGAGTGCATATGTCACTCATGGCGTGTTTCCAAAGAAGTCTTGGGAGCGATTCGTTCACAAGAACGACAACGGTAGGGTTGCTTCGTTTCGTCTCTTGTTGATGGTACCTGAACGCAAATATACATATTACTCTTTGTGACAAGTTTTCGATGCATCTGCAGTTTCAGTGAAGGCGTTCAGCCACTTCTGGATCAGCGATTCGTGCCCCCTCACCGTTGAAGCCATCACCGGAAAAGCTCCCTTTGAAGTGTTGAGCCTCGCGAAATCCATATCCGACGCCCTCCAAATCTAAGGCCAGCTCGCCACGGTCACCGGAGG
Proteins encoded in this window:
- the LOC121741178 gene encoding ribose-phosphate pyrophosphokinase 4-like, yielding MERTKKKVLLFYCVEAEDLARKVAAQSNLIQLQSINWRSFDDGFPNLFINNAHDIRGQHVAFLGSFSSPAVIFEQLSVIFALPMLFCASFSVVLPFFPTGSFERIEEEGDVATAFTLARMLSNTPVSRGGPTSLVIYDIHALQERFYFGDSILPVFESGIPLLKERLQQLPESDKIVVAFPDDGAWKRFHKLLDHFPMVICNKVREGDKRIVRIKEGNPAGCHVVIVDDLVQSGGTLIECQKVLAAQGAAKVSAYVTHGVFPKKSWERFVHKNDNVSVKAFSHFWISDSCPLTVEAITGKAPFEVLSLAKSISDALQI
- the LOC121741469 gene encoding protein TRIGALACTOSYLDIACYLGLYCEROL 1, chloroplastic-like, with product MLAATQIHPVINVSKRGSFINKSNPARVASLRFQYLAEKASFAEGAKTLKLLSSVQPREHSFVLNTDGHTSVSMQGEEEISEAPVLNLELSTFLSTWSPPRYLWRGLSVLILAGQVVVRAIKGKIHWKNTLQQLERVGPKSVGVCLLTAAFVGMAFTIQFVREFTRLGLNRSIGGVLALAFSRELSPVVTSIVVAGRIGSAFAAELGTMQVSEQTDTLRVLGANPVDYLVTPRVLASCIALPLLTLMCFTVGLASSALLADSVYGISINIILDSAQRALRGWDIISAMIKSTVFGAIISIVSCAWGVTTLGGAKGVGESTTSAVVVSLVGIFIADFALSCCFFQGAGDSLKNCM